The following proteins come from a genomic window of Solwaraspora sp. WMMA2065:
- a CDS encoding GNAT family N-acetyltransferase — MSVDGGRVGVMTIEVRPATVFEDVATVVGPKRPDANVCWCLSYRIGSKENLLLRGPMRGERVRELVGLDPPPGVLAYDGDEVVGWAAVHPRAATSFARNRRIPHIDDLDVWSVWCFRVRPGHRKRGVVHHLLAGAVAFARERGAPAIEGYPVDNSGEKVDLTMAYVGTRAAFEHAGFVKVADTASVLAGFARVLMRLDLR, encoded by the coding sequence GTGTCGGTGGACGGTGGCAGGGTAGGCGTCATGACGATCGAAGTCCGCCCGGCGACGGTGTTCGAGGACGTCGCGACTGTCGTCGGCCCGAAGCGACCGGACGCGAACGTGTGCTGGTGCCTGAGCTACCGCATCGGCTCGAAGGAAAACCTGCTGCTGCGCGGACCGATGCGCGGTGAGCGGGTGCGCGAACTCGTCGGACTCGATCCACCTCCCGGAGTACTCGCCTACGACGGCGACGAGGTCGTCGGCTGGGCGGCGGTGCACCCGCGAGCCGCAACGAGCTTCGCGCGCAACAGGCGGATCCCGCACATCGACGATCTCGATGTGTGGAGCGTGTGGTGCTTCCGGGTTCGGCCGGGCCACCGCAAGCGGGGTGTCGTGCACCACCTGCTCGCCGGTGCCGTCGCCTTCGCCCGCGAGCGCGGCGCGCCAGCGATCGAGGGTTACCCCGTCGACAACAGTGGCGAAAAGGTGGACCTCACGATGGCCTATGTCGGTACCCGCGCGGCCTTCGAGCACGCCGGTTTCGTGAAGGTAGCCGACACCGCCTCGGTACTCGCCGGGTTCGCGCGGGTGCTCATGCGGCTCGATCTGCGGTGA
- the pcaH gene encoding protocatechuate 3,4-dioxygenase subunit beta produces the protein MPDTTPVRADRPGELLLPRYRRDDTAVHPPLLSPDYKSTVLRAPAQSPVLLPQTLTEITGPLLGEGRVSATDADLSRSGDGEAQGQRIIVHGQVRDSDGRPVPDTLVEVWQANAGGRYLHKLDQHDVPLDPHFTGVGRAMTDSMGRYRFVTIKPGAYPWRNHSNAWRPAHIHFSLFGRAFTQRLVTQMYFPDDPLFPYDPVFNSIPDPAARQRLIASFDLANTVEEWALGFRFDIVLRGTEATPMEES, from the coding sequence ATGCCCGACACCACGCCCGTACGGGCCGACCGCCCCGGCGAGCTGCTCCTGCCGCGCTACCGACGCGACGACACCGCCGTGCACCCGCCGCTGCTCTCCCCCGACTACAAGTCCACCGTGCTGCGTGCCCCCGCCCAGTCGCCGGTGCTGCTCCCGCAGACGCTCACCGAGATCACCGGCCCGCTGCTCGGCGAGGGCCGGGTCAGCGCGACCGACGCCGACCTGAGCCGCAGCGGCGACGGCGAAGCCCAGGGGCAACGGATCATCGTGCACGGCCAGGTCCGCGACAGCGACGGCCGACCGGTGCCGGACACCCTGGTGGAGGTCTGGCAGGCCAACGCCGGCGGGCGCTACCTGCACAAGCTCGACCAGCACGACGTACCGCTCGATCCGCACTTCACCGGCGTCGGCCGGGCGATGACCGACTCGATGGGCCGCTACCGGTTCGTCACCATCAAGCCCGGCGCCTACCCGTGGCGCAACCACTCCAACGCGTGGCGGCCGGCGCACATCCACTTCTCGCTGTTCGGCCGGGCCTTCACCCAGCGACTGGTCACCCAGATGTACTTCCCCGACGACCCGCTGTTCCCCTACGATCCGGTCTTCAACTCGATCCCCGACCCGGCCGCCCGGCAACGGCTGATCGCCAGCTTCGACCTGGCCAACACGGTCGAGGAATGGGCGCTCGGCTTCCGGTTCGACATCGTGCTGCGCGGCACCGAGGCGACCCCGATGGAGGAATCATGA
- the pcaC gene encoding 4-carboxymuconolactone decarboxylase, which translates to MPTDPPVDATTPSPGPRAAPSSSDPRYDAGMAVRRAVLGDAHVDRAVANTTEFTADFQDFITRYAWGSVWTRDGLDRRTRSCVTLAVLTALHCTDELAMHVRAALRNGLTAQEISEVLLHTAVYAGVPAANSAYAVAQRVLAENPGPGGRISDSEAGPPVDPGTVEPG; encoded by the coding sequence ATGCCGACCGATCCGCCGGTTGACGCCACGACTCCGTCGCCCGGCCCTCGGGCCGCACCGTCGTCGTCGGATCCGAGGTATGACGCCGGGATGGCGGTACGCCGGGCGGTCCTCGGCGACGCGCACGTGGACCGGGCGGTGGCCAACACGACCGAGTTCACCGCCGACTTCCAGGACTTCATCACCCGGTACGCGTGGGGCAGCGTCTGGACCCGCGACGGGCTGGACCGGCGGACCCGCAGCTGCGTCACGCTCGCCGTACTGACCGCCCTGCACTGCACCGACGAGCTGGCGATGCACGTGCGGGCCGCGCTGCGCAACGGGTTGACCGCACAGGAGATCAGCGAGGTGCTGCTGCACACGGCGGTCTACGCGGGCGTACCGGCCGCGAACAGCGCGTACGCGGTGGCCCAGCGGGTGCTGGCCGAGAACCCGGGACCGGGTGGTCGGATCTCCGACAGCGAAGCAGGGCCACCGGTGGATCCGGGCACGGTGGAACCCGGTTAG
- a CDS encoding 4-hydroxybenzoate 3-monooxygenase, with translation MRTQVGIIGAGPAGLMLAHLLRLEGIDSVVLETRGRAYVESRVRAGVLEHDTAQLLADTGVGARMRREGLVHTGLELRFEGVSRRIDLAALTSGRGITVYGQQEVVKDLIAARLAAGGEILFDVTDVELAGIDSDAPVIRFAHEGTIRELNCLVVAGCDGFHGVSRGSIPASARRTVEHTYPFSWLGVLAQAAPSAHELIYAQHERGFALHSMRSPEVTRLYLQVPNRTESSDWPTARIWDELHTRLATNDGFTLQEGPILEQGVTPMRSFVTEPMRYGQLFLAGDAAHIVPPTGAKGLNLAVADVRFLAEALTTWFRQGRGTGLDEYSARCLRRIWRVQHFSSWMTGLLHRPADADEFSHRLQVAQLEYVTTSTAAATTLAENYVGLPLDWSSRVDTPVTPTVPFA, from the coding sequence GTGCGAACCCAGGTTGGCATCATCGGAGCGGGACCAGCGGGTTTGATGCTCGCCCACCTGCTGCGTCTCGAGGGTATCGACTCGGTCGTGCTGGAGACCCGCGGGCGGGCGTACGTGGAGAGCCGGGTCCGGGCCGGGGTGCTCGAACACGACACGGCGCAACTGCTCGCCGACACCGGCGTCGGCGCCCGGATGCGCCGCGAAGGACTCGTGCACACCGGCCTTGAGCTGCGCTTCGAAGGCGTCAGCCGGCGGATCGACCTGGCCGCGCTGACCAGCGGTCGAGGGATCACCGTCTACGGTCAGCAGGAGGTGGTGAAGGACCTGATCGCCGCCCGGCTGGCAGCCGGCGGCGAGATCCTGTTCGATGTCACCGACGTCGAGCTGGCCGGGATCGACAGCGATGCCCCGGTCATCCGGTTCGCGCACGAGGGCACGATACGCGAACTGAACTGCCTGGTGGTTGCCGGATGTGACGGTTTCCACGGGGTCTCCCGGGGCAGCATCCCCGCCTCGGCCCGACGCACCGTCGAGCACACGTACCCGTTCAGCTGGCTCGGGGTGCTGGCCCAGGCCGCCCCCTCGGCGCACGAGCTGATCTACGCCCAGCACGAACGCGGCTTCGCCCTGCACAGCATGCGCAGCCCCGAGGTGACCCGGCTCTACCTCCAGGTGCCCAACCGGACCGAATCGAGCGACTGGCCGACCGCGCGGATCTGGGACGAGCTGCACACCCGGCTGGCGACCAACGACGGCTTCACCCTGCAGGAGGGCCCGATCCTGGAGCAGGGGGTGACCCCGATGCGAAGCTTCGTTACCGAACCGATGCGCTACGGCCAGCTGTTCCTGGCCGGCGACGCGGCGCACATCGTACCGCCGACCGGCGCGAAAGGGCTGAACCTGGCGGTCGCCGACGTCCGCTTCCTGGCCGAGGCGCTGACCACCTGGTTCCGTCAGGGACGCGGGACCGGGCTGGACGAGTACTCGGCCCGGTGCCTACGCCGGATCTGGCGGGTCCAGCACTTCTCCTCCTGGATGACCGGGCTGCTGCACCGGCCCGCCGACGCCGACGAGTTCAGTCACCGGCTCCAGGTGGCCCAGTTGGAGTACGTGACGACCTCCACCGCGGCGGCGACCACCCTGGCGGAGAACTACGTGGGACTACCGCTGGACTGGAGCAGCCGCGTTGACACGCCGGTGACCCCGACCGTACCGTTCGCTTAG
- a CDS encoding CoA-transferase, whose amino-acid sequence MNEPQAVEGFTRDEMMTVAAARALRDDARCFVGIGRPSTAANLARRTHSPDLVLVYESGTIGAKPGRLPLSIGDGVLAETADTVVSVPEIFNYWLQPGRIDVGFLGAAQIDRYANINTTVIGDDYTDPLVRLPGAGGAPEIAASCGEVIVIVPQSRRTFVDRVDFVTSVGFGAGPGDRQRLGLRGRGPTLVITDLGMLRPDPDTCELTLTQLHPGVGVEQAVAATGWPLKVAADLTTTDEPTPQELAALRQLLNP is encoded by the coding sequence ATGAACGAGCCGCAAGCCGTCGAGGGGTTCACCCGCGACGAGATGATGACCGTCGCCGCCGCCCGGGCGCTGCGCGACGACGCCCGCTGCTTCGTCGGCATCGGCCGGCCCAGCACCGCAGCCAACCTGGCCCGGCGGACCCACTCCCCCGACCTGGTGCTGGTCTACGAGTCCGGCACCATCGGCGCCAAGCCCGGCCGGCTGCCGCTGTCCATCGGCGACGGGGTGCTCGCCGAGACCGCCGACACGGTCGTGTCGGTGCCGGAGATCTTCAACTACTGGCTGCAGCCCGGCCGGATCGACGTCGGCTTCCTCGGTGCCGCGCAGATAGACCGGTACGCCAACATCAACACCACGGTGATCGGCGACGACTACACCGACCCGTTGGTACGGCTGCCCGGCGCGGGCGGAGCACCGGAAATCGCCGCCTCGTGCGGCGAGGTGATCGTCATCGTGCCGCAGAGTCGGCGTACGTTCGTCGACCGGGTCGACTTCGTCACCTCGGTCGGCTTCGGCGCGGGCCCCGGCGACCGGCAACGCCTCGGCCTGCGCGGCCGGGGTCCCACCCTGGTCATCACCGACCTCGGCATGCTGCGCCCGGACCCGGACACCTGCGAGCTGACCCTCACCCAGCTGCACCCCGGAGTGGGTGTCGAGCAGGCCGTGGCGGCCACCGGCTGGCCGCTGAAGGTCGCCGCCGACCTGACGACCACCGACGAACCCACCCCGCAGGAGCTGGCCGCCCTGCGCCAGCTGCTGAACCCCTGA
- the rnhA gene encoding ribonuclease HI has protein sequence MQIWTDGACSGNPGPGGWGALLRYGEAEKELCGGEAGATTNNRMELTAPIRALAALTRASTVDLYTDSTYVRNGVLSWMANWKRNGWRTKAGEPVKNEDLWRELDAAVARHHEVVWHWVKGHAGHVENERADRLAARGQREALEAAGVPVPPVPQPRRRATPRRS, from the coding sequence GTGCAGATCTGGACCGACGGCGCGTGCAGCGGCAATCCGGGGCCGGGCGGTTGGGGCGCCCTGCTGCGCTACGGCGAGGCCGAGAAGGAACTGTGCGGCGGTGAGGCCGGCGCGACGACGAACAACCGGATGGAACTCACCGCCCCGATCCGGGCGCTGGCCGCGCTGACCCGGGCGTCCACCGTCGACCTGTACACCGACAGCACGTACGTCCGTAACGGTGTCCTGTCGTGGATGGCGAACTGGAAACGCAACGGCTGGCGTACGAAAGCCGGCGAGCCGGTCAAGAACGAGGATTTGTGGCGGGAGCTCGACGCCGCCGTCGCCCGTCACCACGAGGTCGTCTGGCACTGGGTGAAGGGCCACGCCGGTCACGTGGAGAACGAGCGCGCCGACCGGCTCGCCGCTCGCGGTCAGCGGGAGGCGCTGGAGGCCGCCGGCGTCCCGGTGCCGCCGGTGCCGCAGCCGCGCCGCCGAGCGACACCGCGCCGCAGCTGA
- the pcaG gene encoding protocatechuate 3,4-dioxygenase subunit alpha, protein MTISVTASDWDQQTGLTPAQTVGPYLGIGLPWPDGPFVVDETDPAAIWLRGRLLDGAGEPVPDGLIETWQADPQGRFDHPDDPRGAVAGFRGFGRCPTDGTGGWAVRTRKPGPVPGLDGQPQAPHIAVSVFARGLLHRVVTRIYFPDEADANAADPVLAGLPQARRGTVIAAAEPDGYRFDIRLQGEHETVFFAV, encoded by the coding sequence ATGACCATCAGCGTGACCGCGTCGGACTGGGACCAGCAGACCGGGCTGACCCCGGCGCAGACCGTCGGACCGTACCTGGGGATCGGCCTGCCCTGGCCGGACGGGCCGTTCGTGGTCGACGAGACCGACCCGGCGGCGATCTGGCTGCGTGGCCGGCTCCTCGACGGCGCCGGCGAACCGGTGCCGGACGGTCTGATCGAGACCTGGCAGGCTGACCCGCAGGGCCGGTTCGACCACCCGGACGATCCGCGCGGCGCGGTGGCCGGGTTCCGCGGCTTCGGCCGCTGCCCCACCGACGGGACCGGCGGGTGGGCGGTACGCACCCGCAAACCGGGGCCGGTACCTGGATTGGACGGACAGCCGCAGGCCCCGCACATCGCCGTGTCGGTGTTCGCCCGGGGGTTGCTGCACCGCGTCGTCACCCGGATCTACTTCCCGGACGAGGCCGACGCGAACGCCGCCGACCCGGTGCTGGCCGGGCTGCCGCAGGCCCGACGCGGCACGGTGATCGCGGCCGCCGAGCCGGACGGCTACCGGTTCGACATCCGACTGCAGGGCGAGCATGAAACCGTTTTCTTCGCCGTCTGA
- a CDS encoding IclR family transcriptional regulator C-terminal domain-containing protein, with translation MSEHGREAHFVQSLERGLAVIRAFDAQHPELTLSEVARICDLTRAAARRFLLTLVDLGYVRTDGRMFSLTPRVLELGYAYLSAISLPEVAEPHLERLVAQVHESSSVCVLDGDSIVYVSRVPTSRIMTVSINVGTRFPAYATSVGRVLLAHLPEEEVLARLERSRLDRLTSRTAHTMAALRAELDRVRAQGYAIVDQELEEGLRSVAAPIRDRAGKVVAAVNISVHASRNTVESIRRELLPHLLATAAKIEADLRIAAPGRATRLPGA, from the coding sequence ATGAGCGAGCACGGGCGGGAAGCTCACTTCGTGCAGTCGTTGGAACGCGGCCTGGCCGTGATCCGCGCCTTCGACGCCCAGCATCCTGAGTTGACACTCAGCGAGGTGGCCCGGATCTGCGACCTGACCCGCGCCGCCGCCCGCCGGTTCCTGCTCACCCTGGTCGACCTCGGCTACGTCCGCACCGACGGACGGATGTTCTCGCTCACTCCCCGGGTGCTGGAGCTGGGCTACGCCTACCTGTCGGCCATCTCGCTGCCCGAGGTGGCCGAGCCGCACCTGGAACGGCTGGTCGCCCAGGTGCACGAGTCGTCGTCGGTGTGCGTGCTGGACGGCGACTCGATCGTCTACGTGTCCCGGGTGCCGACCTCGCGGATCATGACGGTGTCGATCAACGTAGGGACCCGGTTCCCGGCGTACGCCACCTCGGTCGGCCGGGTGCTGCTGGCGCACCTGCCGGAGGAGGAGGTGCTCGCCCGGCTGGAGCGCAGCCGGCTGGACCGGCTCACCTCCCGTACCGCCCACACCATGGCGGCATTGCGGGCGGAGCTGGACCGGGTCCGCGCCCAGGGCTACGCCATCGTCGACCAGGAGTTGGAGGAAGGTCTGCGGTCGGTGGCGGCACCGATCCGGGACCGGGCCGGCAAAGTGGTCGCTGCGGTGAACATCTCGGTGCACGCCAGCCGCAACACCGTCGAGTCGATCCGCCGCGAACTGCTGCCGCACCTGCTGGCCACCGCCGCCAAGATCGAGGCCGATCTGCGGATCGCCGCGCCGGGTCGGGCCACCCGGCTGCCCGGCGCCTGA
- the pcaB gene encoding 3-carboxy-cis,cis-muconate cycloisomerase produces MKPFSSPSDPESTIDDPEPVGLFDPLLAAGGVRAAVDDRAWLRAMLDAEAALARAQAAGGSVPSAAAEAITATARDHRFDPAAIGAGATGAGNPVVPLVAALRAAVGPDSARYVHAGATSQDILDTAAMLVVRRALGPMLDDVRRTASAAARLAATHRDTLLPARTLLQQALPTTFGLVAAGWLTALDTAARRLGTVRDEVPAVQLGGAAGTLAAFGTDGPALVNRLAVELDLAAPQLPWHTDRSRLAELAGVLGGTAGSISKIARDVTLHAQTEVAELAEERPGGSSTLPHKRNPVAAVTAVACADQAPGLVATLLAAMAQEHQRAAGGWHAEWRALRSLLESVGSAAYWLRTCLEGLRVDAVRMRANLDLTGGGLLAERVSGALAGQLGRHRANEIVKVAVTGGPAAGLAERLAADPQVSAVLTRAQLDELLDPAGYLGAYRELIDRALRAHRSRLTQEDR; encoded by the coding sequence ATGAAACCGTTTTCTTCGCCGTCTGACCCGGAGTCCACCATCGACGATCCCGAGCCGGTCGGTCTGTTCGACCCGTTGCTCGCCGCCGGCGGGGTCCGGGCCGCCGTCGACGACCGGGCCTGGCTGCGCGCCATGCTCGACGCCGAAGCGGCGTTGGCCCGCGCCCAGGCGGCCGGCGGGTCGGTGCCGTCGGCCGCCGCCGAGGCGATCACCGCCACCGCCCGCGACCACCGGTTCGACCCGGCGGCGATCGGCGCGGGTGCGACCGGCGCCGGCAACCCGGTGGTGCCGCTGGTCGCCGCGTTGCGCGCCGCCGTCGGGCCGGACAGCGCCCGGTACGTGCACGCCGGGGCCACCAGCCAGGACATCCTGGACACGGCCGCAATGCTGGTGGTCCGCCGGGCGCTGGGTCCGATGCTGGACGACGTACGGCGGACCGCCTCGGCCGCCGCCCGGCTGGCCGCCACACACCGGGACACCCTGCTGCCCGCCCGGACCCTGCTGCAGCAGGCACTGCCGACCACCTTCGGACTGGTCGCCGCCGGCTGGCTGACCGCGTTGGACACCGCCGCCCGCCGGCTGGGCACCGTCCGGGACGAGGTCCCCGCCGTTCAGCTCGGCGGCGCCGCAGGCACCCTCGCCGCGTTCGGCACCGACGGCCCGGCTCTGGTCAATCGGCTCGCCGTCGAGCTCGACCTGGCCGCCCCGCAGCTGCCCTGGCACACCGACCGGAGCCGGCTGGCCGAGCTGGCCGGCGTGCTCGGCGGCACCGCCGGCAGCATCAGCAAGATCGCCCGCGACGTCACGCTGCACGCCCAGACCGAGGTCGCCGAGCTGGCCGAGGAACGCCCCGGCGGATCGTCGACCCTGCCGCACAAACGCAACCCGGTCGCGGCCGTCACCGCCGTCGCCTGCGCCGACCAGGCGCCCGGCCTGGTCGCCACCCTGCTTGCCGCGATGGCCCAGGAGCACCAACGGGCGGCCGGCGGCTGGCACGCCGAGTGGCGGGCGCTGCGCAGCCTGCTGGAGTCGGTCGGCTCGGCCGCCTACTGGCTACGTACCTGCCTGGAAGGGTTACGGGTCGATGCCGTGCGGATGCGGGCCAACCTCGACCTGACCGGCGGTGGGCTGCTCGCCGAACGGGTCAGCGGCGCACTCGCCGGGCAGCTCGGCCGGCACCGGGCCAACGAGATCGTCAAGGTAGCGGTCACCGGCGGTCCCGCCGCCGGGCTGGCCGAACGGCTGGCCGCCGACCCACAGGTCAGCGCGGTGCTCACCCGGGCCCAGCTGGACGAGTTGCTCGACCCGGCCGGCTACCTCGGTGCGTACCGCGAACTGATCGACCGGGCGCTGCGCGCCCACCGCAGCCGACTGACTCAGGAGGACCGCTGA
- the pcaD gene encoding 3-oxoadipate enol-lactonase, whose product MTTDRHPVEVDHEIVGPDGAPVVLLANSLGSTRAMWDPQVPVLTGAGLRVLRYDTRGHGRSPVPPGPYSLDDLGADVLALLDRLELDRVHVAGVSLGGMTGMWLAGHAAARVDRLVLCCTSALLGPAQAWADRAATVRAEGTGVVADTVAARWFTPGFAARRPDVFAAARAMIAATPAEGYAGCCVAIGQMDLTGLLPRITAPTLVIAGADDPATPPSHSETIVAGIPDATLQIVADAAHLASVEQADQVSELILTHLTGQEVTGDADRSAG is encoded by the coding sequence ATGACCACCGACCGCCACCCGGTGGAGGTCGACCACGAGATCGTCGGACCCGACGGCGCGCCGGTGGTGCTGCTGGCCAACTCGCTGGGCAGCACCCGGGCGATGTGGGATCCGCAGGTGCCGGTGCTCACCGGTGCCGGGCTGCGGGTGCTGCGCTACGACACCCGGGGGCACGGCCGCTCCCCCGTACCGCCCGGTCCGTACAGTCTGGACGATCTCGGGGCCGACGTGCTCGCCCTGCTCGACCGGCTGGAGCTGGACCGGGTCCACGTGGCCGGGGTGTCCCTCGGCGGGATGACCGGGATGTGGCTGGCCGGACACGCCGCCGCCCGGGTCGACCGGCTGGTGCTCTGCTGCACCTCCGCGCTGCTCGGCCCGGCCCAGGCATGGGCCGACCGGGCGGCCACGGTGCGGGCCGAAGGCACCGGCGTGGTGGCCGACACGGTCGCGGCCCGCTGGTTCACCCCCGGGTTCGCCGCCCGGCGACCCGACGTCTTCGCCGCCGCCCGCGCGATGATCGCGGCCACCCCGGCCGAGGGGTACGCCGGCTGCTGCGTCGCGATCGGACAGATGGATTTGACCGGGCTGCTGCCGAGGATCACCGCGCCGACCCTGGTGATCGCCGGCGCCGACGACCCGGCCACCCCGCCGTCGCACAGCGAGACGATCGTCGCCGGCATCCCCGACGCCACCCTGCAGATCGTCGCCGACGCCGCGCACCTGGCCAGCGTCGAGCAGGCCGATCAGGTGTCCGAGTTGATCCTGACGCATCTCACCGGACAGGAGGTGACCGGCGATGCCGACCGATCCGCCGGTTGA
- a CDS encoding ABC transporter substrate-binding protein produces MRRPLVALTLAAALLVTAACGSDSSTDEAGGTEEVTDVTVGIIPIVDVAPIYLGEEKGFFTKRGINLTMESGQGGAAIVPGVVSEQFQFGFSNVTSLLTAQTADVPVQIVANGVASTGNPEADFGGVVVRGDSPIQTAADLAGKKVAVNTLKNIGDTSVRESVRKAGGNPDEIEFVEMAFPQMPAAVEGGQVDAAWMVEPSLAIAKDAGGRVVAWNFVDTAPNLTVAVYFTSTKLAQENPDLVARFQEAMAESLSYANAHPDEVRTVLRSYTDIDQAILDAMTLPMWPAEINRASIERVAELGLADGVFESEPDLDALLP; encoded by the coding sequence ATGCGACGGCCCCTCGTCGCCCTCACCCTGGCTGCCGCGCTGCTGGTCACCGCTGCCTGTGGTTCCGACTCGTCCACCGACGAGGCCGGCGGCACCGAAGAGGTCACCGACGTCACCGTCGGCATCATCCCGATCGTCGACGTCGCGCCGATCTACCTCGGTGAGGAGAAAGGCTTCTTCACCAAGCGCGGCATCAACCTGACCATGGAGAGCGGTCAAGGTGGTGCCGCCATCGTCCCCGGCGTGGTCAGTGAGCAGTTCCAGTTCGGCTTCAGCAACGTGACCTCGCTGCTCACCGCGCAGACAGCCGACGTGCCGGTACAGATCGTGGCCAACGGTGTGGCCTCGACCGGCAACCCCGAGGCCGACTTCGGCGGCGTGGTGGTCCGTGGGGACAGCCCGATCCAGACCGCCGCCGACCTGGCGGGCAAGAAGGTCGCGGTGAACACGCTGAAGAACATCGGCGACACCAGCGTCCGCGAGTCGGTACGCAAGGCCGGTGGCAACCCGGACGAGATCGAGTTCGTCGAGATGGCGTTCCCGCAGATGCCGGCCGCCGTCGAGGGCGGCCAGGTCGACGCCGCCTGGATGGTCGAGCCGTCGCTCGCCATCGCCAAGGACGCCGGTGGCCGGGTCGTCGCCTGGAACTTCGTCGACACCGCCCCGAACCTGACCGTCGCGGTCTACTTCACCAGCACCAAGCTCGCCCAGGAGAACCCCGACCTGGTTGCGCGGTTCCAGGAGGCGATGGCCGAGTCGCTGTCCTACGCCAACGCGCACCCCGACGAGGTGCGCACAGTGCTGCGCAGCTACACCGACATCGACCAGGCGATCCTGGACGCGATGACGCTGCCGATGTGGCCGGCCGAGATCAACCGGGCGTCGATCGAGCGGGTCGCCGAGCTCGGTCTCGCCGACGGTGTCTTCGAGTCCGAGCCCGATCTGGACGCGCTGCTGCCGTGA
- a CDS encoding CoA transferase subunit A, which produces MAEISSLADGVADLVHDGDSVALEGFTHLIPTAAGQEIIRQGRRDLTLIRMTPDVVYDQLIGAGCAKKLIFSWAGNPGVGSLHRFRDAVQRGWPRPLEIEEHSHAGMANRYVAGAAGLPFAVLRGYVGTDLADRTPTIAPITCPFTGEVLTAVPALNPDVGIVHAQRADRHGNVQIWGITGVHKEVVLASARSLVTVEEIVDELTPRPGAVVLPGWAVTRVAEVPGGAHPSYAMDYSDRANDYYQEWDEISRDRDTFTRWLDEHVLAAAGTDATYGGAE; this is translated from the coding sequence ATGGCTGAAATTTCCTCGCTGGCGGACGGTGTCGCCGACCTGGTCCACGACGGCGACAGCGTCGCCCTGGAGGGATTCACCCACCTGATCCCGACCGCGGCCGGGCAGGAGATCATCCGGCAGGGCCGACGCGACCTCACGCTGATCCGGATGACCCCGGACGTCGTCTACGACCAGCTGATCGGCGCCGGCTGCGCCAAAAAGCTGATCTTCAGCTGGGCCGGCAACCCCGGGGTCGGTTCGCTGCACCGGTTCCGCGACGCGGTACAGCGCGGCTGGCCCCGTCCGCTGGAGATCGAGGAGCACAGCCACGCCGGGATGGCCAACCGGTACGTCGCCGGCGCCGCCGGCCTGCCGTTCGCCGTACTCCGCGGCTACGTCGGCACCGACCTCGCCGACCGCACCCCGACCATCGCGCCCATCACCTGTCCGTTCACCGGCGAAGTGCTCACCGCCGTACCGGCGCTCAACCCCGACGTCGGCATCGTGCACGCCCAACGCGCCGACCGGCACGGCAACGTGCAGATCTGGGGCATCACCGGGGTCCACAAGGAGGTCGTACTGGCGTCCGCACGGTCCCTGGTCACCGTCGAGGAGATCGTCGACGAGCTGACCCCCCGACCCGGCGCCGTGGTGCTGCCCGGCTGGGCGGTCACCCGGGTCGCCGAGGTGCCCGGCGGGGCGCACCCGTCGTACGCGATGGACTACAGCGACCGGGCCAACGACTACTACCAGGAGTGGGACGAGATCAGCCGGGACCGGGACACCTTCACCCGCTGGCTCGACGAACACGTCCTGGCCGCGGCGGGGACCGACGCGACGTACGGTGGTGCGGAATGA
- a CDS encoding DinB family protein has protein sequence MTREDVTSFVDRDLRGARFNRSTLAGAVMRGVDVRGLDIDAPWLADGALLVNGVDVVPLVEAELNRRFPGRELMRAEDPDGLRTAWRALELAWAAAVDRIPSLPEGAVDVSVDGEWSFAQTLRHLVFATDAWLGKAILRLPQPFHPLGQPHAEYELDGFDMSIFATEKPALTVVLQLRAERQAMVREFLTTVTADLLAEPRPSAWSPEHDVSVLHCLHVILDEEWSHLRYALRDLDVQG, from the coding sequence ATGACTCGGGAGGACGTCACAAGCTTCGTCGACCGGGACCTGCGGGGTGCCCGGTTCAACCGGTCGACGCTGGCCGGCGCGGTGATGCGCGGCGTCGACGTGCGCGGGCTGGACATCGACGCGCCGTGGCTTGCCGACGGCGCGCTGCTGGTCAACGGGGTCGACGTCGTGCCGCTCGTCGAGGCCGAACTCAACCGGCGGTTCCCCGGGCGTGAGCTGATGCGGGCCGAGGATCCGGACGGTCTGCGCACGGCGTGGAGGGCACTCGAACTGGCGTGGGCGGCCGCGGTTGACCGTATTCCGTCCTTGCCCGAGGGTGCCGTCGACGTCTCGGTCGACGGTGAGTGGTCCTTCGCGCAGACGCTTCGCCACCTCGTGTTCGCCACCGACGCCTGGCTCGGCAAGGCGATCCTGCGCCTGCCTCAGCCCTTCCACCCGCTCGGCCAGCCCCACGCCGAGTACGAGTTGGACGGCTTCGACATGTCGATCTTCGCGACGGAGAAGCCGGCCCTCACGGTGGTGCTCCAGCTACGTGCCGAGCGGCAGGCCATGGTCCGGGAGTTCCTCACCACCGTCACGGCGGACCTGCTCGCCGAGCCCCGACCGAGCGCGTGGTCACCCGAGCACGACGTGTCCGTCCTGCACTGCCTTCACGTGATCCTCGACGAGGAGTGGTCGCACCTGCGGTACGCGCTGCGTGACCTCGACGTGCAGGGTTGA